From Paenibacillus graminis, a single genomic window includes:
- the gltB gene encoding glutamate synthase large subunit, with translation MRHTELPAKQGLYDPQFEKDACGMGFVAHIKGKPSHDIVSNALTMLFNMEHRGGQGAEPNSGDGAGIMLQIPHRFFAGEASKLGFELPEQGHYGVGMIFLSHNEEIRARHEALLSEIIAEEGQQVLGYRDVPTFDEMLGKTAKAAKPYVRQVFIGRSEGIRDDLAFERKLYVIRKRAELSIRYGGAEESESFYVPSMSCRKIVYKGMLTTAQVGQFYLDLQDETLESAIALVHSRFSTNTFPSWERAHPYRFMIHNGEINTLRGNVNWMHARQSLFKSEVFGEDLGKIKPVVNPDGSDTAMFDNTFEFLYLSGRSLPHVAMMMVPEPWSNHDSMDEKKKAFYEYHSTLMEPWDGPAAMGFTDGVQIGAILDRNGLRPARYYVTKDDLIILSSEAGVLDIPAEDVLYKDRLRPGRMLLVDTKEGRIISDEEVKAAIASEQPYRQWLDEHLIGLDELPDAPELPNPKHDNVQQLQQSFGYTFEDLRKVLEPMASTGAEAVGSMGYDAPLAVLSDRPQRLYNYFKQMFAQVTNPPIDAIREELVTSTATTIGPERNLLKPEPESCRQISLESPILSNEDFAKIRHVRRAGFKSMSIPILFPAELGAEGLRIALERMNEAADRVMAKGHNILILSDRGVDRENAAIPALLAVSSLHHHLIRSGTRTKVSILLESGEPREVHHYALLLGYGVSAVNPYLAFESLDDMIGQGLLRGISHEKAVKNYIKAATKSVVKILSKMGISTIQSYRGAQIFEAVGLNAEFVDRYFTWTPSRIGGIGLEEVAAESLAHHNRAFTDKDGNDKVLDSGGEYQWRSDGEEHLFNPQTIHLLQHSVRSGDYGLYKKYAALVQGESEKHQTLRSMLQFKPVNAPVPLNEVESAESIMKRFKTGAMSFGSISKEAHETLAIAMNRIGGKSNTGEGGEDPARFTPDSNGDSRRSAIKQVASGRFGVTSNYLVNADEIQIKMAQGAKPGEGGQLPGRKVYPWVAEVRGSTAGVGLISPPPHHDIYSIEDLAELIYDLKNANPRANINVKLVSEVGVGTIAAGVAKGRADIILISGYDGGTGASPMNSIRHAGLPWELGLAETHQTLMLNNLRDRVVLETDGKMLSGRDLAVAVLLGAEEYGFATAPLVAVGCIMMRVCQMDTCPVGVATQNPELRKNFTGDPQHVVNFMTFVAQDLREIMAELGFRTIEEMVGRTDCLDAVKASSHWKKKGVDLSSLLHTPAMPEGSTRFNSQRQNHGLEETLDMSKLLDLAAPALESGTAVEASLPITNVNRAVGTILGSELTRKYGAAGLPDDTIRLHFTGSAGQSLGAFVPKGITITVEGDSNDYVGKGLSGGKLIIKPSPQATFAAEDNIIIGNTALYGATSGEAYISGIAGERFAVRNSGANVVVEGVGDHGCEYMTGGRVVVLGATGRNFAAGMSGGIAYVYDPDNTFIKRCNLEMVLLERVEEPAEIAELQGLIARHTELTGSNAGQRILDAWDEALPKFARVIPKDYKRMMEQIRKVEQTGLTGEAALMAAFEANMRELARVGG, from the coding sequence ATGAGACACACTGAACTGCCCGCCAAACAGGGCCTGTACGATCCCCAATTCGAAAAGGATGCCTGCGGAATGGGGTTTGTCGCCCATATCAAAGGCAAGCCGTCCCATGATATTGTAAGTAACGCTTTGACCATGCTCTTCAACATGGAGCACCGGGGAGGCCAGGGAGCAGAACCAAACTCAGGTGACGGAGCCGGCATTATGCTGCAAATTCCGCACCGTTTCTTTGCCGGGGAAGCCAGCAAGCTTGGCTTTGAACTGCCTGAGCAGGGACATTATGGCGTGGGTATGATCTTTTTGTCTCACAACGAGGAAATCCGTGCCCGTCACGAAGCGCTGCTCAGCGAAATCATTGCCGAGGAGGGCCAGCAAGTCCTCGGCTACCGCGATGTACCTACCTTTGACGAGATGCTGGGCAAGACCGCCAAGGCGGCCAAGCCTTATGTGCGCCAGGTATTTATCGGACGCTCCGAAGGCATCAGGGATGATCTGGCGTTTGAACGGAAGCTGTATGTCATCCGCAAACGCGCTGAGCTCTCCATCCGCTATGGCGGAGCAGAAGAGAGTGAATCCTTCTATGTGCCTAGCATGTCCTGTCGGAAGATTGTATACAAAGGCATGCTGACTACTGCGCAGGTAGGACAGTTCTATCTGGATCTGCAGGATGAGACGCTGGAATCGGCGATTGCGCTGGTTCACTCCCGCTTCAGCACCAACACGTTTCCAAGCTGGGAACGTGCGCATCCTTACCGTTTCATGATTCACAACGGCGAAATTAATACTCTCCGCGGCAACGTGAACTGGATGCATGCGCGCCAGTCGCTGTTCAAGAGCGAAGTGTTCGGGGAAGACCTGGGCAAGATCAAGCCGGTAGTGAATCCTGACGGCTCCGATACGGCCATGTTCGACAACACATTCGAGTTCCTGTACCTCAGCGGACGCTCTCTGCCGCATGTAGCCATGATGATGGTTCCTGAGCCTTGGAGCAACCATGACAGCATGGACGAGAAGAAGAAGGCGTTCTATGAATACCACAGCACGCTGATGGAGCCTTGGGATGGACCGGCCGCAATGGGCTTCACCGATGGCGTTCAGATCGGTGCGATCCTTGACCGCAACGGCTTGCGTCCGGCGCGTTATTATGTAACCAAAGATGACTTGATTATCCTATCCTCGGAAGCAGGCGTGCTTGATATTCCTGCTGAGGATGTACTATACAAAGACCGTTTGAGACCAGGACGCATGCTGCTGGTGGATACGAAGGAAGGCCGGATCATTTCCGACGAAGAGGTCAAAGCCGCTATTGCTTCCGAGCAGCCTTACCGCCAGTGGCTGGATGAGCACCTGATCGGCCTTGACGAGCTTCCTGATGCGCCGGAGCTGCCGAATCCGAAGCATGACAATGTGCAGCAGCTGCAGCAGTCCTTCGGATATACCTTTGAAGATCTGCGCAAGGTTCTGGAGCCCATGGCTTCCACCGGTGCTGAGGCTGTCGGCTCGATGGGCTATGATGCCCCGCTGGCCGTACTGTCGGACCGGCCACAGCGTCTCTATAACTATTTTAAACAAATGTTCGCCCAGGTAACCAATCCGCCGATCGATGCGATTCGCGAAGAACTTGTTACCTCCACTGCTACAACCATCGGACCTGAGCGCAATCTGCTCAAGCCGGAACCGGAAAGCTGCCGGCAGATTTCACTGGAATCACCAATTCTGTCCAATGAGGATTTCGCAAAGATCCGGCATGTCCGCCGTGCAGGGTTCAAGTCGATGTCGATTCCGATTCTGTTCCCGGCAGAGCTTGGAGCGGAAGGGCTGCGCATCGCACTGGAGCGGATGAATGAGGCTGCTGACCGCGTCATGGCCAAAGGACATAACATTCTGATTCTGTCCGACCGCGGCGTAGACCGTGAGAATGCCGCTATTCCGGCACTGCTGGCTGTTTCCAGCCTGCATCACCACCTGATCCGCTCGGGAACACGCACCAAGGTCAGCATTCTGCTGGAGTCCGGTGAGCCGCGTGAAGTCCATCATTATGCGCTGCTGCTAGGCTATGGGGTAAGTGCGGTTAACCCGTATCTTGCTTTCGAGAGTCTCGACGACATGATTGGCCAAGGCCTGCTGCGCGGAATCTCGCATGAGAAGGCTGTGAAGAATTATATTAAGGCTGCGACGAAGAGCGTAGTAAAAATCCTGTCCAAAATGGGCATTTCGACGATTCAATCCTACCGTGGCGCACAGATTTTCGAAGCTGTAGGTCTGAATGCGGAATTCGTGGACCGTTACTTTACCTGGACGCCTTCCCGCATTGGCGGCATCGGCCTGGAAGAAGTGGCGGCTGAATCCCTTGCGCATCATAACCGCGCCTTCACAGACAAGGACGGCAATGACAAGGTGCTCGATTCCGGCGGTGAATACCAGTGGCGCAGCGACGGGGAAGAGCATCTGTTCAACCCCCAGACCATTCATCTGCTGCAGCACTCCGTGCGGAGCGGCGATTACGGGCTGTACAAGAAGTATGCTGCACTGGTGCAAGGCGAAAGCGAGAAGCATCAGACTCTGCGTTCCATGCTCCAGTTCAAGCCTGTGAATGCACCGGTTCCGCTGAATGAGGTTGAATCTGCAGAATCTATCATGAAACGGTTCAAAACTGGCGCCATGTCCTTCGGCTCGATCAGCAAGGAAGCGCATGAGACACTCGCCATTGCTATGAACCGCATCGGGGGCAAGAGCAATACCGGTGAAGGCGGAGAAGATCCGGCCCGCTTTACTCCGGACAGCAACGGCGATTCGCGCCGCAGTGCGATCAAGCAGGTGGCATCGGGACGGTTCGGGGTGACCTCGAATTATCTGGTGAACGCCGACGAGATTCAAATCAAGATGGCGCAGGGTGCGAAGCCGGGTGAAGGCGGACAGCTTCCGGGCCGCAAGGTATACCCTTGGGTAGCCGAAGTGCGCGGCTCCACAGCGGGTGTAGGTCTGATCTCCCCGCCGCCGCATCATGATATTTACTCCATTGAGGATCTGGCTGAGCTGATCTACGATCTGAAGAATGCCAATCCCCGTGCGAACATTAATGTTAAGCTCGTGTCTGAGGTCGGTGTCGGAACGATTGCCGCCGGAGTAGCCAAAGGCCGTGCCGATATTATCCTGATCAGCGGCTACGATGGCGGTACCGGCGCATCGCCGATGAACTCCATCCGCCATGCCGGTCTGCCTTGGGAGCTGGGTCTGGCCGAAACGCATCAGACGTTGATGCTGAACAATCTGCGTGACCGTGTTGTGCTCGAAACAGACGGCAAGATGCTCAGCGGACGCGACCTCGCTGTCGCTGTGCTGCTGGGGGCTGAAGAATATGGATTTGCCACCGCACCGCTTGTGGCTGTGGGCTGTATCATGATGCGGGTATGTCAAATGGATACCTGTCCGGTTGGCGTAGCTACACAGAATCCGGAGCTTCGCAAGAACTTCACCGGTGATCCGCAGCACGTCGTGAACTTCATGACCTTTGTGGCTCAGGATCTCCGTGAGATCATGGCGGAACTTGGTTTCCGTACAATCGAAGAAATGGTTGGCCGTACCGATTGCCTGGATGCAGTGAAAGCCTCCAGCCATTGGAAGAAGAAAGGTGTCGATCTGAGCAGCCTGCTGCACACCCCGGCTATGCCGGAAGGAAGCACGCGCTTCAACAGTCAACGCCAGAATCATGGCCTCGAAGAAACACTGGATATGTCGAAGCTGCTGGATTTGGCCGCACCGGCTCTGGAATCCGGCACTGCAGTTGAGGCTTCGCTGCCGATCACGAACGTTAACCGTGCGGTTGGTACGATCCTGGGCAGTGAGCTGACACGCAAATACGGTGCTGCCGGCCTCCCGGATGATACAATCCGTCTGCACTTCACCGGTTCAGCTGGACAAAGTTTGGGCGCATTTGTGCCGAAGGGAATCACCATCACCGTTGAAGGCGACTCCAATGACTATGTCGGCAAAGGGCTTTCCGGCGGGAAGCTGATCATTAAGCCATCCCCTCAGGCGACTTTTGCTGCTGAAGACAATATCATCATCGGGAACACGGCGCTGTACGGGGCTACCAGTGGTGAGGCATACATCAGCGGCATTGCCGGAGAACGGTTCGCCGTCCGCAACTCCGGAGCAAACGTGGTTGTTGAAGGTGTAGGCGACCATGGCTGTGAATACATGACCGGCGGCCGTGTGGTTGTGCTTGGCGCCACCGGACGCAATTTTGCGGCAGGTATGTCGGGCGGTATCGCCTACGTGTACGATCCGGACAATACGTTCATCAAGCGCTGCAACCTGGAAATGGTGCTTCTGGAACGCGTGGAGGAGCCAGCGGAAATTGCCGAGCTTCAGGGTCTGATTGCGCGTCATACCGAGCTTACCGGCAGCAATGCCGGACAACGTATCCTCGATGCATGGGATGAGGCCCTGCCGAAATTCGCCCGTGTGATTCCGAAGGATTACAAACGGATGATGGAGCAGATCCGCAAGGTGGAACAGACCGGCTTGACCGGCGAAGCTGCCCTGATGGCTGCGTTCGAAGCGAATATGCGCGAACTTGCCCGTGTTGGCGGCTAA
- a CDS encoding ABC transporter ATP-binding protein, whose protein sequence is MPNTAEVVKPVASLMGVTKKIGSKTLVSDLTLDIPPGQIFGFLGPNGAGKTTTIRMMVGLISISRGDILICGRSIKDHFEEAVANIGAIVENPEMYKFLTGYQNLRQYARMVPGVDKKRINEVVELVGLGQRIHDKVKTYSLGMRQRLGVAQALLHRPKLLILDEPTNGLDPQGIRELRDYLRRLCQEEGTTVFVSSHLLSEMELMCDSVAIIQNGKLIDVKQLKAVGSEILPAGETLFEVSDPEAALVLLGTGVLKDGGVAVAADREVIAELNAKLVTGGVKVYGIRVLSRSLEDQFLEITGGEGIG, encoded by the coding sequence ATGCCGAACACGGCAGAAGTGGTGAAGCCCGTTGCCAGTCTGATGGGCGTAACCAAAAAAATCGGCAGCAAGACGCTGGTCAGCGACTTGACGCTTGATATCCCGCCCGGACAAATCTTTGGATTCCTCGGGCCGAATGGTGCCGGCAAAACAACCACTATTCGCATGATGGTCGGACTGATCTCGATCAGCCGCGGGGATATCCTGATTTGCGGCCGCAGCATTAAAGATCATTTTGAAGAAGCTGTGGCGAATATTGGAGCGATCGTAGAGAATCCGGAGATGTACAAGTTCCTGACCGGCTACCAGAATCTGCGCCAATACGCGCGTATGGTTCCCGGTGTGGATAAGAAGCGGATTAATGAGGTTGTAGAGCTGGTCGGACTGGGGCAGCGGATTCATGACAAGGTGAAAACTTATTCGCTGGGAATGCGCCAGCGGCTGGGTGTAGCTCAGGCGCTGCTGCACCGTCCGAAGCTCCTGATTCTGGATGAACCGACGAACGGCCTTGATCCGCAGGGAATTCGCGAGCTGCGTGACTATTTGCGCCGTTTGTGCCAGGAGGAGGGAACTACGGTGTTCGTCTCCAGCCATCTGTTGTCCGAGATGGAGCTGATGTGTGACTCGGTGGCGATCATCCAGAACGGCAAACTGATTGACGTGAAGCAGCTCAAAGCCGTAGGGTCTGAAATACTGCCTGCCGGCGAGACGCTGTTTGAGGTTAGTGATCCTGAAGCCGCGCTGGTTCTGCTGGGGACCGGGGTCCTGAAGGATGGAGGAGTTGCCGTCGCAGCGGACCGCGAAGTGATCGCGGAGCTGAATGCGAAGCTGGTAACGGGCGGAGTTAAGGTCTACGGTATTCGGGTGCTGTCCCGTTCACTGGAGGATCAATTCCTGGAAATCACCGGAGGTGAAGGCATTGGGTAA
- a CDS encoding ABC transporter permease: MGNFAALIHNENVKIYSRIRTWIMLIILAVMSALFPALFYFTSSDPSTTELWNSFQTTVSVSFFLNTIFTVVIASDSVAGEFSWGTIKLLLIRPWSRSKILLSKYISLILFSLLSTAVLIVFGYVSAMIFSSSSGLGGASVSDWSPAEYTFLGILCSYAELFVTAALAFMVSSVFRASGLAIGLSLFIMFAKDIIAAIFSPERYEWAKYLIFTHMDLHGYLLTDKGPGGSTLGFALVVLAVYYLIFMLVSWIVFRKRDVAA; this comes from the coding sequence TTGGGTAATTTCGCGGCTCTCATACATAATGAGAACGTCAAAATCTACAGTCGTATACGCACATGGATTATGCTGATAATTCTGGCGGTGATGAGCGCACTGTTTCCGGCATTGTTCTACTTTACCAGCAGTGATCCCTCCACAACAGAACTGTGGAACAGCTTCCAGACGACCGTGAGTGTTTCTTTCTTCTTGAATACGATCTTTACCGTGGTGATCGCTTCCGACTCCGTAGCGGGCGAATTTTCCTGGGGAACGATTAAGCTGCTGCTGATCCGCCCTTGGAGCCGTTCCAAAATACTGCTGTCCAAGTATATTTCCCTGATCCTGTTCAGCCTGCTGAGCACCGCTGTGCTGATCGTTTTCGGATATGTGTCGGCGATGATATTCTCGTCTTCGTCCGGGCTTGGAGGAGCTTCCGTATCGGATTGGAGTCCGGCTGAGTACACATTCCTGGGCATCCTGTGCAGCTATGCCGAGCTGTTTGTCACCGCTGCGCTGGCCTTCATGGTTTCCAGTGTATTCCGTGCAAGCGGGCTGGCCATCGGATTGTCGCTGTTCATTATGTTCGCCAAGGATATTATCGCGGCGATCTTCAGCCCTGAGCGTTACGAGTGGGCCAAATACCTGATCTTCACCCACATGGATCTGCATGGCTATTTGCTGACAGACAAAGGTCCAGGCGGTTCCACGCTGGGATTCGCCCTCGTGGTGCTTGCCGTCTATTATCTGATATTCATGCTGGTGTCATGGATTGTATTCCGTAAAAGAGACGTTGCGGCGTAG
- a CDS encoding bactofilin family protein, with amino-acid sequence MWGKNKLQLPVKPTDSLIGHGGTLEGKLNCDTNLRIEGNFSGEIHCQGTVTVGEQGTVRSSIRAQDIIIAGKVYGDVIADQRLMMTDTGQLHGNILAGSLSIMEGSVLNGSVAMAEEPATEKAGGLQKKEHADKAGKRGSKQAETA; translated from the coding sequence ATGTGGGGGAAAAATAAACTGCAACTGCCAGTAAAGCCTACCGACTCCTTAATCGGGCACGGTGGCACTTTGGAGGGCAAATTGAACTGCGACACAAATTTGCGGATCGAGGGCAACTTCAGCGGAGAAATTCACTGCCAGGGAACGGTTACTGTCGGTGAGCAGGGAACCGTCCGTTCCAGTATCAGAGCACAGGACATCATCATCGCAGGCAAAGTTTACGGTGATGTGATTGCTGACCAGCGGCTGATGATGACAGACACCGGACAGCTGCATGGCAATATTCTGGCCGGCAGCCTAAGCATCATGGAAGGCAGCGTGCTCAATGGCTCCGTTGCCATGGCCGAAGAGCCCGCCACAGAAAAAGCAGGCGGACTTCAGAAAAAAGAGCATGCGGACAAAGCCGGCAAACGCGGCTCCAAACAAGCAGAAACGGCTTAG
- a CDS encoding M23 family metallopeptidase, translating into MKKQPDHNRITLLVVREAGRPVRQLQLSKPLALVLPAAAALSLSSLVTSMHFHASRSISELEAEAAALSLTNLRMEMKVADKDKALLQLRSQVTELSEEADQIKEKLKSVSELEQQLQSLIDKDSSAASGSKEETSATKSSAPAGKLPIVSAAAAATALHSLTGIPSSPPVVVSSVSAIPPLSAVHFRLDAMPATFGSTVTPQVGGEYIAVYQNDPLELVRETKDDYEEIRSMLDEMMSSITSTITEAQEANTAKANLQAKKARAEKARLAPAVIWPTHSKVITSSFGYRSDPFNGVSAYHSGIDIAGSIGDPIYAAMDGVVTSAEQMGARGKYIILQHDNGLETWYMHLNTMLVAPGTKVSKGQKIALLGNTGRSTGPHLHFQVVKQNKPVNPLGYVQP; encoded by the coding sequence ATGAAGAAACAGCCCGATCATAACCGGATTACGCTGCTCGTTGTCCGCGAAGCCGGGCGTCCGGTAAGACAGCTTCAGCTATCCAAACCGCTCGCTCTGGTGCTGCCGGCCGCAGCGGCCCTTTCTCTCTCCAGTCTGGTCACCTCCATGCATTTTCATGCCTCCCGCTCCATATCCGAGCTGGAAGCCGAAGCTGCAGCACTGTCCCTGACCAATCTGCGGATGGAAATGAAGGTAGCCGATAAGGATAAGGCCTTGCTGCAGCTCCGCAGTCAGGTAACCGAACTATCGGAGGAAGCAGACCAGATTAAAGAAAAGCTGAAAAGTGTCAGCGAATTGGAACAGCAGCTTCAGTCCCTGATTGACAAAGACAGCAGTGCGGCCTCCGGCAGTAAGGAAGAAACCTCTGCTACCAAGAGCTCCGCCCCCGCAGGCAAACTGCCTATAGTCTCTGCGGCGGCAGCTGCAACTGCACTTCACAGTCTGACAGGCATACCCAGCAGTCCCCCTGTTGTCGTCTCTTCTGTCTCTGCCATCCCCCCGCTGTCTGCTGTACATTTCCGTCTGGATGCGATGCCGGCAACGTTTGGCAGCACCGTCACTCCGCAGGTCGGCGGAGAATATATCGCGGTCTACCAGAATGATCCCCTGGAATTGGTACGGGAGACGAAGGATGACTATGAGGAAATCCGCAGCATGCTGGATGAAATGATGAGCAGTATCACTTCAACCATTACAGAGGCTCAAGAGGCAAATACCGCCAAGGCCAATCTGCAGGCCAAAAAGGCACGCGCTGAAAAAGCCCGGCTGGCACCGGCGGTCATCTGGCCTACACACTCCAAAGTGATCACCTCCAGCTTCGGCTACCGTTCTGACCCTTTTAATGGAGTTTCGGCCTATCATTCCGGCATTGATATTGCCGGCAGCATCGGTGATCCTATTTATGCAGCAATGGACGGTGTGGTGACTTCCGCCGAGCAAATGGGCGCACGCGGCAAATATATTATTCTCCAACACGATAACGGACTGGAGACCTGGTACATGCATTTGAACACAATGCTTGTTGCTCCGGGCACCAAGGTCAGCAAGGGCCAGAAGATCGCCCTGCTCGGCAATACCGGACGCAGTACAGGACCCCATCTTCATTTTCAGGTAGTCAAACAAAACAAGCCGGTCAATCCCTTGGGTTATGTCCAGCCATAA
- the cls gene encoding cardiolipin synthase: MKIFALILCLFILQIAVILLFEFRRPQRALAWLFIAFCCPPLGLLFYYFFGRDYWQSRKLDKRCISLFREIRAHLTGKIKLVADAADSGNPHFADHNELLHLLSRLSEIPATGRNKCQVLLDGREAFESMLAAMEAARDNIHMEFYIFRDDEIGERFQDVMIRKSRQGVKVRLLCDGLGSHKLGRRFIHTLRNAGVEVHFFLPPMISLLDRRFNFRNHRKIIVVDGRVGFTGGLNIGDDYLGKDPKLGYWRDTHLRLEGDAVYSLQYVFLKDWRLAAGEGMNHPRFFPKHECTEEEAVLVVASGPDGALDASQELFFAAMVAAKQRVWITSPYFIPDPAICRALKNAVLSGVDVRIIIPAVPDNRLVYNASLSYVENLQDAGVKFYRYQKGFMHAKVMIIDDLLGTVGSANLDMRSFYSNFELTAVLLRPGVIAGLAASFEQDLQHSEFIEPVVFRRRGAYVKLIESLCQLLSPLL; this comes from the coding sequence GTGAAAATATTCGCGTTAATTCTATGTCTTTTTATCCTGCAGATTGCTGTCATCCTTCTGTTTGAATTCCGCCGCCCGCAAAGAGCCTTAGCCTGGTTGTTTATTGCCTTCTGCTGTCCGCCGCTCGGTCTGCTGTTCTATTATTTTTTTGGCCGGGATTACTGGCAGAGCCGCAAGCTGGACAAAAGATGCATTTCGTTGTTCCGGGAAATCCGCGCTCATCTGACCGGTAAAATAAAGCTTGTAGCAGATGCGGCAGATAGCGGAAATCCGCATTTTGCAGACCACAATGAACTGCTGCACCTGCTCTCCCGGCTGTCCGAGATTCCGGCCACCGGGCGGAATAAGTGCCAGGTGCTGTTAGACGGGCGGGAAGCCTTTGAGTCAATGCTGGCTGCCATGGAAGCGGCGCGGGATAATATTCATATGGAATTCTATATTTTCCGCGATGATGAGATCGGAGAACGGTTTCAGGACGTTATGATCCGCAAATCGCGCCAGGGGGTGAAGGTGCGTCTGCTCTGTGATGGCCTCGGCAGTCATAAGCTGGGCCGGAGATTCATTCACACGCTCAGAAATGCCGGAGTGGAGGTCCATTTCTTCCTGCCTCCGATGATCTCCCTGCTGGACCGCCGGTTCAACTTCCGTAATCACCGGAAAATCATTGTGGTCGACGGGCGTGTGGGGTTCACCGGAGGCTTGAACATAGGGGATGATTATCTGGGGAAAGATCCGAAGCTGGGATATTGGCGGGACACCCATCTGCGTCTGGAAGGGGATGCGGTCTACAGTCTGCAGTATGTTTTTCTCAAAGACTGGCGGCTGGCAGCGGGTGAGGGGATGAACCATCCCCGGTTTTTTCCGAAGCATGAATGTACGGAAGAAGAGGCAGTTCTGGTGGTTGCCAGTGGTCCGGACGGGGCGCTGGACGCCTCGCAGGAGCTGTTTTTTGCAGCAATGGTGGCGGCCAAGCAGCGGGTATGGATTACCTCCCCTTATTTTATTCCGGATCCTGCGATCTGCCGGGCGCTGAAGAACGCTGTGCTGAGCGGAGTGGATGTGCGAATTATCATTCCGGCGGTACCTGACAACAGGCTGGTGTACAATGCTTCTCTGTCGTACGTGGAAAATCTGCAGGACGCCGGAGTGAAATTTTACCGCTATCAGAAAGGGTTTATGCATGCCAAGGTGATGATTATCGATGATCTGCTGGGGACAGTGGGCAGTGCCAATCTGGATATGCGCAGCTTTTACTCCAATTTTGAGTTGACAGCAGTCCTGCTTAGACCCGGGGTGATTGCCGGACTGGCGGCCAGTTTTGAACAGGATTTGCAGCACAGCGAGTTTATTGAGCCGGTAGTCTTTCGAAGAAGAGGAGCTTATGTCAAGCTCATAGAAAGTCTTTGTCAGCTGTTATCGCCGCTTTTATGA
- a CDS encoding YitT family protein — translation MTVSQKIFTNEEPKKPHKSEAFKRAKLIQRIVMMVLGAAMMSVALEIFLVPNQLIDGGITGISIMISHIFHIPLGIILTLLNLPFLVIGYKQIGKTFALSTLFAVVLMSIGTQLLHPVAPLTGEPLLAAVFGGVILGVGVGLVVRYGGSLDGTEIVAILVSKKLPFSVGEVVMFFNLFILSGAGFVFGWNNAMFSLIAYYIAFKVIDVTLEGLDQSKSVWIISDKFRDIGEALTERLGRGVTYLDGEGGFSGDNKKVIFVVITRLEEAKLKTIVEDWDSDAFVAIGNIHDVKGGRFKKKAIH, via the coding sequence ATGACTGTAAGCCAGAAAATATTCACGAATGAGGAGCCGAAAAAGCCTCATAAATCAGAAGCCTTTAAGCGGGCCAAACTGATCCAACGGATCGTAATGATGGTGCTTGGAGCAGCAATGATGTCTGTGGCGCTGGAAATTTTCCTCGTTCCCAATCAATTGATTGACGGCGGCATTACCGGTATTTCCATTATGATATCCCATATTTTTCATATCCCTCTGGGGATTATATTGACTCTGCTTAACTTGCCGTTCCTTGTCATCGGCTATAAGCAGATTGGTAAAACCTTTGCCTTATCCACCCTGTTTGCTGTAGTACTGATGTCCATTGGCACTCAGCTGCTGCATCCTGTTGCTCCGCTGACCGGTGAACCGCTGCTGGCCGCAGTCTTTGGGGGCGTTATTTTGGGTGTAGGTGTGGGGCTTGTAGTGAGGTACGGAGGATCGCTGGATGGAACAGAAATTGTCGCGATTTTAGTATCGAAGAAGCTGCCCTTCTCCGTAGGCGAGGTAGTCATGTTCTTCAACCTTTTCATTCTTTCCGGTGCAGGCTTTGTGTTCGGCTGGAATAATGCGATGTTCTCATTGATTGCGTACTATATTGCTTTTAAAGTGATTGATGTTACGCTTGAGGGTCTGGATCAATCGAAATCGGTATGGATTATCAGCGATAAATTCCGTGATATCGGTGAAGCGCTGACGGAGCGTCTCGGACGCGGTGTTACTTATCTGGATGGGGAAGGCGGCTTCTCCGGAGATAACAAGAAGGTTATATTTGTAGTCATTACCCGTTTGGAAGAAGCGAAGCTTAAAACCATCGTTGAGGATTGGGACTCCGATGCATTTGTGGCAATCGGCAATATCCATGATGTGAAAGGCGGCCGTTTCAAGAAAAAAGCAATTCATTAG